Genomic segment of Candidatus Cloacimonadota bacterium:
GATTCCGCTCTTGGTATGGGTATGGCTGTCATATTTGTAATGACGATGGCTTCCACACTTACCTGGATCATCTATCATTTTTTCCTAAATCCCGATACCAGTATTTTTGGTGTTGATCTTACGTTTTTGCAGACGATTGCTTTTATTCTAAGTATCGCCGCTCTCGTACAATTTGTTGAAATGGTTATCCGAAAAGCAGCTCCGGACCTTTATAAGGCTCTTGGAATCTATCTTCCCCTGATTACAACGAATTGTGCCGTGCTTGGTGTCTCCATTTTGAATATTACAGCAGAATATACCTTCATCGAATCAGTTCTTAATGGTTTTGCTGCTGGAGTAGGTTTTACCCTTGTTCTACTTTTAATGGCAGGAATGCGCGAAAGATTGCAATTTGCCAAAGTTCCCAAATCCCTACAGGGAATGCCGATTGCATTTCTGATTGCCGGCTGTATGGCTTTAGCTTTTCTCGGTTTTTCGGGTATGAAGTTTTAGGGTAAATGGAGACAATTTGCCACCGGCCTTTTCATAAAGTAAAAAGTAAAAAGTAAAAAGTAAAAAGTGAAAAGTAAAAAGTAAAAAGTAAAAAGTGAAAAGTGAAAAGTGAAAAGTGAAAAGTGAAAAGTGAAAAGCAGAATTTAGGATAATAGTAGCACCATAGGTGCATAATCTTTGTAGCCTATGGCATCAGCCATAGGAAAAAATGCAATCAACCCAAAGCACCGTAGGTGTGACATTTATAAAGGAAAATATTTATGTTTTTTTGTGAAATTTTGTGTGATTCTAACTGCCCAATGGAATGCTTTAATTTTTTATATTTCATTGGGGAGGATAAAAACGGAATTATTCTGGTAAAATAAGGAGTTTTAGATGATAGCAACAGCAATAATTGTTCTCGGTGCATTGGCAATAATTTACGGAATCGGGCTTACTATCGCTTCCAAAGTTTTTCATGTGAAGATTGATCCGAAAATCGAACAGATTGAACACGCTCTGCCGAGTGCAAATTGTGGTGCATGTGCGTATGCCGGATGTGCAGCGTATGCCGAAGCAATCGTAAAGAATGGTGAAGATATTTCACTTTGTGCCCCGGGTGGTGAAAGTGCAATGCGCAAAATTGCTAAAATTATGGGGAAAAAGCCTAGTAAGAAAGAACGTAAAATCGCTTTGATAAAATGTCAAAGCGGTGGGAAGAATAACACAATTTTAAAATTTGAAAATCGTGGGATAGAAACCTGTCAGGCTGCTCTTCTGCTATCAAACGGGCATAATCAGTGTGATTTTGGTTGCCTTGGATTTAATGACTGTCAGGCTGCTTGCACTTTTGACGCTATTTCCGTAGATAAAAACAATATGCGTCATATTGACGAAGACAAATGCACCGGTTGTGGAAATTGCGTAGAGGCTTGTCCAAAAGACCTTATAGAACTTGTCCCAATTAGCAAAAAGGTCAATATTCTTTGCATGTCGCACGATAAAGGAAAAATTGCCAAAGCAAGTTGTGGAAACAAAACGGCTTGTATTGGTTGCGGGTTATGTGTAAAGAAATGTCCTGTGGATGCCATTTCTATGGTAAACAACCTTGCTGTGATTGATTATGAAAAATGTGTAGTTTGCGGATTGTGTGCAGAAGTTTGCCCCACAAAGGCAATCGTAGATAAAATCGGAAGGCGTCCCCAACCAAAAATCGTGGAAGAAGATTGCATAGGCTGCACGATTTGTGCAAAAAAATGCCCGGTAAATGCAATTAGCGGTGAAGTGAAAAAACTGCATATAATTGATGAAGAAAAATGTATTCAGTGCGGTATTTGTGTAGAAAAATGCCCGAAGGGTGCGATTATTACGGAATATTAAAAACAATAAAAAAATTTTAGCTTAAGTTAAATTTCAACTCTACACTTGTTCTCGAAAGAGTACCTTTAAAATTAATTGAGTTATTTACGACCATTCTCCGGTACAATTTGTCCCGAGGTGGTCAGTAGCGCCTTAATTAAAATTTTATAGAACCAATCAAACATTGAAGAATGTTTGACAAAGAAAACACAATCCCAAAAATCTGACTAAAATTCTATAACATTGCTGGTAGAAATTACCGGCAATTTTTTTATAAGGAATTACATGTCAAAAAACGAAAAAATTGATAGTATAATTAATGATGTGTGCAAAATATTCGGCACCACTCTTTATGAATGGAGATTGCTCGGATACCATGAAAGTCAGAATTTAATTGTATATATCACAAAACCGGATGGAGTTTCCATAGACGATTGTGCTGATTTTAGCAAAGCCCTTTCGGAAGCATTTGAAGAAAGAAAAATTTTTGAATCGCCTTTAACTTTGGAAGTTTCTTCACCGGGATTAAATCGTGAATTGAAAGTTGTGAGTCATTTTGTTGGTGCAACAGGTGAAAACTTAAAGGTGAAAATTTTAAATGAGCAAAATCGGCATGAGACTGTTATTGGTATTTTAAAGTCTGTAAAAGACGATAAAATATATATTCAAAAAGCCAATGAGAATAAAAAAGAAATCCGCCTTGATCAGATAAAAAAGGCAAAAACTGTTTTTAAATAGAAAATAAATTGAATAAAATAGGTGAATTATGGGATTAAATTTACTGTCAAGTATAGAAGAATTTGCTCGCATAAAGCAAATTGACAGGAGCAAGATTGCTACAATTATTCGGGAAAGTCTGGAAAGCACTCTCGAAAAAAAATTGCATACTGAAGAATTATCTGTTGAGATAAATTTTGAAAAAGGTGAAATAACAGCAAATTTGATGGCAACCGTTGT
This window contains:
- the rsxA gene encoding electron transport complex subunit RsxA produces the protein MNFSHLFFIIISAIFINNFVIVRFLGLCPYIGVSKKLDSALGMGMAVIFVMTMASTLTWIIYHFFLNPDTSIFGVDLTFLQTIAFILSIAALVQFVEMVIRKAAPDLYKALGIYLPLITTNCAVLGVSILNITAEYTFIESVLNGFAAGVGFTLVLLLMAGMRERLQFAKVPKSLQGMPIAFLIAGCMALAFLGFSGMKF
- a CDS encoding RnfABCDGE type electron transport complex subunit B → MIATAIIVLGALAIIYGIGLTIASKVFHVKIDPKIEQIEHALPSANCGACAYAGCAAYAEAIVKNGEDISLCAPGGESAMRKIAKIMGKKPSKKERKIALIKCQSGGKNNTILKFENRGIETCQAALLLSNGHNQCDFGCLGFNDCQAACTFDAISVDKNNMRHIDEDKCTGCGNCVEACPKDLIELVPISKKVNILCMSHDKGKIAKASCGNKTACIGCGLCVKKCPVDAISMVNNLAVIDYEKCVVCGLCAEVCPTKAIVDKIGRRPQPKIVEEDCIGCTICAKKCPVNAISGEVKKLHIIDEEKCIQCGICVEKCPKGAIITEY